A genomic window from bacterium includes:
- a CDS encoding TIM barrel protein, translating to MRAPKKTAANKPPKKKAAAPKATAEKKPSASKKEERVYDDPLHMNPKGKKPDRIFFGVGGVPHSAKERTHPGAVRRLSEIGLDVYEMEFVHGVRIRPESCAGVNKAQRETGVRVTAHGPYYINLYSMEEEKLEASRKRVLDTAYALADCGGDGACFHAGFYQKRDPDEVYRFMRDQIADLAAVLEKDGCPVRLDPETTGKGSQFGSLDELTVMAGELKKTNVGITVDFSHVHARSGGRENTYEEFASQLERIKNRMGKAALASMHIHLSGIAYTEKGERNHLELDESDMNYKDLFRALIDFGAEGRVVCESPALEYDALIMQKTYRKLNGS from the coding sequence ATGAGGGCGCCTAAAAAAACGGCGGCAAATAAACCCCCGAAGAAAAAAGCCGCGGCCCCGAAGGCGACAGCAGAGAAAAAACCGTCGGCATCGAAAAAAGAAGAGCGCGTTTACGACGATCCGCTCCACATGAACCCGAAGGGGAAAAAGCCGGACCGGATTTTCTTCGGCGTCGGGGGCGTTCCGCATTCGGCGAAGGAGAGGACGCATCCGGGCGCGGTGCGGCGGCTGAGTGAGATTGGACTCGATGTCTACGAAATGGAGTTCGTTCACGGGGTGCGCATCCGGCCGGAATCGTGCGCCGGGGTCAACAAGGCGCAGCGGGAGACCGGGGTGCGCGTCACGGCGCACGGGCCCTACTACATCAATCTCTATTCGATGGAAGAAGAGAAGCTCGAGGCGAGCCGGAAACGCGTCCTCGATACGGCCTACGCGCTCGCCGATTGCGGCGGGGACGGCGCCTGTTTTCACGCCGGCTTTTACCAGAAGCGCGACCCGGACGAGGTGTACCGCTTCATGCGCGATCAGATTGCAGACCTCGCCGCTGTCCTGGAGAAGGACGGTTGCCCGGTCCGCCTCGATCCCGAGACGACGGGGAAGGGCTCCCAGTTCGGCTCGCTCGATGAGCTGACCGTCATGGCGGGCGAGCTGAAGAAAACGAACGTCGGCATCACGGTGGATTTCAGCCACGTTCACGCGCGCTCGGGCGGCCGGGAGAACACCTACGAAGAGTTCGCCTCCCAGCTGGAGCGGATAAAGAACCGGATGGGAAAGGCCGCGCTGGCTTCCATGCACATCCATCTTTCGGGCATCGCATATACCGAAAAGGGAGAGCGCAACCACCTCGAGCTCGATGAATCCGACATGAATTACAAAGATCTCTTTCGGGCATTGATTGATTTCGGGGCGGAGGGCCGGGTGGTGTGCGAGAGCCCCGCGCTCGAGTACGATGCCCTCATCATGCAGAAAACCTACCGGAAGCTGAACGGAAGCTGA
- a CDS encoding YnfA family protein: MVLAAKSISLFVLAGLLEIGGGYLVWQWWRKGAFVGVGVLGALALVLYGVVPTYQPAHFGRVYAAYGGWCVVLSILWGWAIDHIAPDRYDILGGVICILGVAVIMYWPR, translated from the coding sequence ATGGTGCTCGCGGCGAAGTCCATTTCTCTTTTCGTGCTGGCCGGGCTCCTCGAGATCGGCGGCGGCTATCTCGTCTGGCAGTGGTGGCGGAAGGGGGCATTTGTCGGGGTCGGCGTGCTCGGTGCGCTGGCCCTGGTTCTCTACGGGGTGGTGCCCACCTACCAACCGGCGCATTTCGGCCGGGTGTACGCGGCCTACGGCGGATGGTGCGTGGTGCTCTCAATTCTGTGGGGCTGGGCGATCGACCACATAGCCCCCGATCGGTACGACATCCTGGGCGGGGTGATCTGCATCCTGGGCGTGGCCGTGATCATGTACTGGCCCCGCTAG
- a CDS encoding glutaredoxin family protein → MKAFLSHHGVAFEEKVVDEDPAALKELTSKTGMRATPVILIGNETVVGFDRGRLETILGIRE, encoded by the coding sequence GTGAAAGCGTTTCTTTCACATCATGGTGTTGCGTTCGAGGAAAAGGTTGTCGATGAGGACCCGGCGGCGCTCAAGGAGTTGACCTCGAAAACGGGCATGCGGGCAACGCCGGTCATTCTGATCGGCAATGAAACGGTCGTCGGCTTCGATCGGGGGCGCCTGGAAACGATTCTGGGAATCCGGGAATGA
- a CDS encoding MerR family transcriptional regulator, which translates to MPPLTIGKLAKEADVSVETVRYYERRGLIARPHERSGAYRVYPPDAVTRIRGIKRAQSLGFTLEEIKELLGLQIDKKARCQDVLEQAERKISEIDGKLRTLRAVKRELEKLASACHAELPVYECPIMHALSGSDEKKKPVA; encoded by the coding sequence ATGCCACCTCTCACCATCGGGAAACTCGCCAAGGAAGCGGATGTGAGCGTGGAGACGGTCCGCTACTACGAGCGGCGGGGGCTCATCGCGCGCCCGCACGAGAGGAGCGGTGCCTATCGCGTATACCCGCCGGATGCGGTGACGCGCATCCGCGGCATCAAGCGGGCGCAATCGCTCGGTTTCACCCTGGAGGAGATCAAGGAGCTGCTCGGGCTGCAAATCGACAAGAAAGCCCGCTGCCAGGATGTGCTCGAGCAGGCCGAGCGGAAGATTTCCGAGATCGACGGAAAGCTCCGCACCCTCCGCGCGGTGAAGCGCGAACTCGAAAAACTGGCCTCTGCGTGCCACGCGGAGCTTCCTGTGTATGAGTGTCCGATCATGCACGCCCTGAGCGGGAGCGATGAGAAGAAAAAGCCCGTGGCGTAA
- a CDS encoding SHOCT domain-containing protein, producing the protein MRHIWSSILFGVSGIFLSAFPALAQQRGDWGYGPYGPGQMWWMMGTGMGFLMIVFWLVVIVGAVALIRWVFISGRNGQAGGSPAAETAADILKKRYARGEINKEEFEEKMRDIQR; encoded by the coding sequence ATGCGGCATATCTGGAGTTCGATTCTTTTTGGCGTGAGCGGGATTTTTCTTTCTGCTTTTCCCGCTCTCGCGCAGCAGCGGGGAGATTGGGGATACGGCCCTTACGGGCCGGGGCAGATGTGGTGGATGATGGGAACGGGAATGGGATTTTTGATGATCGTCTTCTGGCTGGTGGTGATCGTCGGTGCGGTGGCGCTCATCCGGTGGGTTTTTATCTCCGGGCGGAACGGCCAGGCGGGAGGTTCCCCGGCGGCGGAAACAGCCGCGGACATTCTCAAAAAACGCTATGCGCGCGGCGAGATTAACAAGGAAGAGTTCGAGGAAAAGATGCGCGACATCCAGAGATGA
- a CDS encoding mercury resistance protein, whose protein sequence is MKNFWGKILLGVAFVTCPCHLPVYLLLFGGTALGTYLAQYQGRALILLALLFSLSLVSGWRLGRMDKEPGR, encoded by the coding sequence ATGAAGAATTTTTGGGGGAAGATTCTCTTGGGCGTGGCGTTCGTGACCTGCCCCTGCCATCTTCCTGTTTATCTTCTCTTGTTCGGCGGGACGGCGCTGGGCACCTACCTGGCTCAGTACCAGGGCCGGGCGCTGATCTTGCTGGCACTGCTGTTTTCCCTCTCTCTGGTGTCCGGGTGGAGGCTGGGGCGGATGGATAAAGAGCCGGGACGGTGA
- a CDS encoding TVP38/TMEM64 family protein, with protein MASEAAASFPLWRRWLTFALLVTAAVLTYAFVPGFQRGINEVAGSLLMGDVRSLKYYILSFGWWAPAVSVLLMLLQTLVAPLPAFVLAIANAMAFGLFYGFLLTASSAMLAAYLAFYITRWLGRPFIEKKMKGSAVKVDSCIESYGAWGILVLRLFPIVSFDFVSFAAGLTGMRARSFGLATFFGMLPATIAFTLLGDSVEKANRWGLIGGGVLLGVLLLAALCMRRTAIWKRMGAAAAPSPKSDVTIR; from the coding sequence TTGGCGTCCGAAGCTGCCGCTTCTTTTCCGCTCTGGCGCAGATGGCTGACGTTCGCCTTGCTCGTCACTGCGGCAGTCCTCACCTATGCGTTCGTGCCCGGCTTTCAGCGCGGGATCAACGAGGTGGCGGGCTCGCTTTTGATGGGCGATGTCCGAAGCCTGAAATACTACATTCTTTCTTTCGGCTGGTGGGCGCCGGCGGTATCGGTGCTGTTGATGCTTCTTCAGACGCTGGTCGCGCCGCTTCCCGCATTCGTGCTGGCCATCGCCAACGCGATGGCGTTCGGCCTCTTTTACGGATTTTTACTGACCGCCTCATCGGCGATGCTGGCAGCGTATCTCGCCTTCTACATTACCCGGTGGCTGGGGAGGCCTTTCATCGAGAAGAAAATGAAGGGCAGCGCCGTCAAGGTGGATTCCTGCATCGAGAGCTACGGCGCCTGGGGCATCCTGGTCCTCCGGCTTTTTCCCATCGTCTCTTTCGATTTCGTGAGTTTCGCCGCGGGCTTGACGGGTATGCGCGCCCGCAGCTTCGGGCTGGCGACCTTTTTCGGGATGCTCCCCGCGACGATTGCCTTCACGCTGCTGGGCGATTCAGTCGAAAAGGCCAACCGGTGGGGGCTGATTGGCGGCGGTGTGCTTCTGGGCGTCCTCCTCCTCGCGGCGCTCTGCATGCGGCGGACCGCCATATGGAAGCGGATGGGTGCCGCCGCGGCTCCTTCCCCGAAGTCGGATGTTACCATCCGGTAA
- the trxB gene encoding thioredoxin-disulfide reductase, whose product MSTRDFDIIIVGAGPAGLTAGLYAARSKLNVMCFEKLAPGGEILNTEHVEDYPGFELIGGQELAKKFTDHAVKFGLKIEMEEVSAVTKKDGDFIVKTDMGEYRCGAVIYTAGGHPRKLGIDGEEKYAGKGVSYCALCDGAFFQDEVITVVGGGNSAIEEANFLTKYGSKVYLVHRREGFRAHAVLIDRLRENEKAEMLLNQVVEEVIGDDKEMKKLRLRNTQTGEETELEAQGLFVFIGFLPNTDPIQVPVEMDETGFVMTDQNMQTSTPGFFVAGDVRSQLIRQITNAAGDATTAAVAAEKYLEAQELEKRKKTTLAS is encoded by the coding sequence TTGAGCACGCGGGATTTCGACATCATCATTGTGGGCGCCGGCCCGGCGGGCCTGACGGCCGGCCTGTATGCCGCCCGCTCCAAGCTGAATGTCATGTGCTTCGAAAAGCTGGCCCCGGGCGGGGAGATACTGAACACCGAACACGTCGAGGACTACCCGGGCTTCGAACTCATCGGCGGCCAGGAGCTGGCCAAGAAATTCACCGATCATGCCGTCAAATTCGGCCTGAAGATCGAGATGGAAGAGGTCAGTGCGGTCACCAAGAAAGACGGCGACTTCATCGTCAAAACGGATATGGGCGAGTACCGCTGCGGCGCCGTCATCTATACGGCGGGTGGCCATCCGCGCAAGCTGGGCATCGATGGCGAGGAGAAATACGCGGGCAAGGGTGTCAGCTACTGCGCGCTCTGCGACGGCGCCTTCTTCCAGGACGAGGTCATCACCGTGGTCGGCGGCGGGAACAGCGCCATCGAAGAAGCCAACTTTCTCACGAAGTACGGTTCAAAAGTCTATCTCGTGCACCGGCGCGAAGGCTTCCGCGCCCACGCGGTTCTGATCGATCGGCTCCGGGAGAACGAAAAGGCCGAGATGCTTCTGAACCAGGTCGTCGAAGAGGTTATCGGGGACGACAAAGAAATGAAGAAGCTCCGCCTGCGGAACACCCAGACCGGCGAAGAGACGGAACTCGAGGCTCAAGGCCTGTTCGTGTTTATCGGCTTTCTTCCGAACACGGATCCGATTCAGGTACCCGTCGAGATGGACGAGACCGGTTTTGTCATGACGGATCAGAACATGCAGACGAGTACACCGGGCTTTTTCGTCGCCGGCGATGTTCGGAGCCAGCTGATCCGGCAGATTACCAACGCGGCCGGAGATGCGACGACGGCGGCCGTGGCGGCGGAAAAGTATCTCGAAGCGCAAGAACTCGAAAAAAGAAAAAAGACAACACTCGCTTCCTGA
- a CDS encoding NADH-quinone oxidoreductase subunit I produces the protein MEFSRAVKRFFLTDIIKGMSLTLRHLFKKPVKLQYPTERWEAPERFRGFLGLTRDFKTGEENCIGCLNCEKACPVDCITIITDGKGRGMYAKEFYIDYMRCMYCGLCNEACPTTPKSIVHTHQYETTGYFRDDLVYGKERLYDVWEKEVNYLGPRPWGKLFGLRNMEMEQRPVQAAQAEATASAE, from the coding sequence ATGGAATTCTCCAGGGCGGTGAAGAGGTTTTTCCTGACGGACATCATCAAGGGGATGTCTCTCACGCTTCGCCATCTGTTCAAGAAGCCGGTGAAGCTTCAGTACCCCACCGAGCGCTGGGAGGCGCCGGAGCGTTTTCGCGGTTTTCTCGGCCTGACGCGGGATTTCAAGACGGGCGAGGAAAACTGCATCGGCTGCCTCAACTGCGAGAAGGCGTGCCCGGTGGATTGCATCACGATCATCACCGACGGCAAGGGCCGGGGAATGTATGCCAAGGAATTTTACATCGACTACATGCGGTGCATGTATTGCGGGCTTTGCAACGAAGCCTGCCCGACGACCCCGAAATCCATTGTTCATACCCACCAGTATGAGACGACGGGCTACTTCCGCGACGATCTCGTCTATGGCAAAGAGCGCCTCTATGACGTTTGGGAAAAAGAGGTGAATTACCTGGGCCCCCGGCCATGGGGGAAACTTTTCGGATTGCGGAATATGGAGATGGAACAGCGCCCTGTGCAGGCAGCCCAGGCTGAAGCCACGGCTTCTGCGGAGTAG
- a CDS encoding nicotinate phosphoribosyltransferase, translating to MSFFTADFDEIRSGKVTDVYFERTHRILEAKKIRKHVRAEFMAKSLPSGWGVFIGLEEILHLLKDFPLNVRSIPEGTVFHPFQPVLEIEGYYNDFDVLETPVLGLMCQASGIATKAARCKIAAEGRQVVSFGARRMHPAVAPMIERAAYLGGCDGVALVKGAEILGLQPTGTMPHALIIIMGGLPEALRAFDEVIEPEVRRVALVDTFGDEKFEALAAAKTIADRLFAVRLDTPSSRRGNFKEILREVRWELDRAGHGHVKLFVSGGLDENKILELNDAVDGGYGVGTSISASTTIDYSMDIIEMEGEAVAKRGKHSGAKHFLRCRDCGAERVIPMDRPYGDCEKCGGVMGQLLAPVIEKGAVLKEPLPPAEIRDYVLRQLNRVSLGDVE from the coding sequence GTGAGCTTCTTCACGGCTGATTTCGACGAAATCCGCTCCGGAAAGGTCACCGACGTTTATTTCGAGCGGACCCACCGGATACTCGAAGCCAAAAAAATCAGAAAGCACGTCCGCGCCGAATTCATGGCGAAATCCCTTCCCTCGGGCTGGGGCGTGTTCATCGGCCTCGAGGAGATTCTCCACCTCCTCAAAGATTTTCCCCTGAATGTGCGGTCCATCCCCGAGGGGACGGTGTTCCACCCCTTCCAGCCGGTTCTTGAGATCGAGGGCTACTACAACGACTTCGACGTGCTGGAGACGCCCGTTCTCGGGTTGATGTGCCAGGCGAGCGGAATCGCCACCAAGGCCGCCCGGTGCAAGATCGCCGCCGAGGGCCGTCAGGTGGTCAGCTTCGGTGCCCGCCGGATGCATCCGGCCGTGGCCCCGATGATCGAGCGCGCGGCTTACCTCGGCGGGTGCGACGGCGTGGCCCTGGTCAAGGGGGCGGAAATTCTGGGGCTTCAGCCGACCGGCACCATGCCCCACGCACTCATCATCATCATGGGCGGGCTGCCCGAGGCGCTGAGGGCCTTTGACGAGGTTATCGAGCCGGAGGTGCGGCGCGTGGCGCTGGTGGACACCTTCGGGGATGAAAAGTTCGAGGCCTTGGCCGCCGCCAAGACAATCGCTGATCGCCTTTTCGCCGTCCGCCTCGACACCCCCAGCTCGCGGCGGGGAAACTTCAAGGAAATCCTGCGGGAGGTGCGGTGGGAGCTCGATCGGGCCGGACACGGGCACGTGAAACTCTTTGTGAGCGGCGGACTGGATGAAAACAAAATCCTGGAACTCAACGATGCCGTTGACGGCGGCTACGGGGTGGGCACTTCCATCAGCGCATCCACGACGATCGATTATTCGATGGACATCATCGAAATGGAAGGCGAAGCCGTCGCGAAGCGCGGGAAGCATTCGGGGGCGAAGCATTTTCTCCGTTGCCGGGATTGCGGCGCCGAGCGGGTCATTCCGATGGATCGTCCCTATGGCGATTGCGAAAAGTGCGGCGGCGTCATGGGCCAGCTTCTCGCGCCGGTCATCGAAAAAGGGGCGGTTTTGAAAGAACCCTTGCCGCCGGCCGAGATTCGCGATTACGTATTGCGCCAGCTGAACCGGGTCAGTCTCGGAGATGTCGAATGA
- a CDS encoding DHHA1 domain-containing protein produces MSTDAAAERERFKEIRAFIESHSKFLLLTHVGPDGDGLLASIAMSRYLRAIGKKGLVVTDGPAPAFLGPYDPEGLVRTHTELLSAEDGVSRFDAVLVIDTGKPSRLGHLEEPVRNSQLPLGVIDHHIREEGDFEGPSCIDASAAAVGEIVADFLEAEGNRFDDPLIVRLLLATLVYDTGQFRFTNTTPKTLNWAARLVELGGNTNEAFSIFWESNSVGSLKLMGHLMSNLHIECGGRLAWFTLSKAERERFGVNKEETEEYIIYPRSIASVEAIAFFSETENDRVRVSLRSKGRVKVHGVAVQFGGGGHAFAAGARERGSLEDVARLVTDLLAQEIRSTLGPD; encoded by the coding sequence ATGAGCACGGATGCGGCCGCCGAACGGGAGCGCTTCAAGGAAATCCGCGCTTTTATCGAATCCCACAGCAAATTTCTTCTTCTCACTCACGTCGGACCCGACGGCGACGGCCTGCTCGCAAGCATCGCCATGAGCCGATACCTTCGCGCCATTGGGAAAAAGGGTCTCGTCGTTACCGATGGTCCTGCCCCCGCTTTTCTTGGGCCCTACGACCCGGAGGGATTGGTCCGCACGCACACGGAGCTTCTCTCGGCCGAAGACGGGGTTTCGCGCTTCGACGCGGTCTTGGTCATCGACACGGGAAAGCCCTCGCGCCTGGGGCATCTGGAGGAGCCGGTGCGGAACAGTCAGCTTCCCCTGGGCGTCATCGATCACCATATCCGCGAGGAGGGGGACTTCGAGGGTCCCTCCTGCATTGATGCTTCCGCGGCGGCCGTCGGGGAGATTGTGGCCGATTTCCTCGAGGCCGAGGGGAACCGCTTCGATGATCCGCTAATCGTCCGTCTTTTGCTGGCCACCCTCGTTTACGACACGGGGCAATTCCGCTTTACGAACACGACACCGAAAACCCTGAACTGGGCGGCCCGCCTGGTGGAGTTGGGCGGAAACACGAACGAGGCGTTCAGCATTTTCTGGGAATCGAACAGCGTTGGCTCCTTGAAGCTGATGGGCCATCTGATGAGCAACCTGCATATCGAGTGCGGCGGCCGTCTCGCCTGGTTCACTCTGAGCAAAGCAGAACGCGAGCGGTTCGGCGTGAACAAGGAAGAGACGGAAGAATATATCATCTATCCGAGAAGCATCGCCTCCGTCGAGGCGATCGCGTTTTTTTCGGAGACAGAAAATGACCGGGTGCGCGTGAGCCTGCGATCGAAGGGAAGGGTCAAGGTCCACGGCGTTGCGGTGCAATTCGGCGGCGGGGGCCATGCCTTTGCCGCGGGCGCCCGGGAAAGAGGTTCCCTCGAAGATGTCGCCCGCCTTGTCACGGATTTGCTCGCCCAGGAGATCCGCTCCACCCTTGGTCCCGACTGA
- a CDS encoding endonuclease/exonuclease/phosphatase family protein yields MLSRMEEWGFFPPRTLGAYVALAALGLLWLATLIDLALWFGRLAGQYSSKANYASHLWPYISLGGAVIGLLARGVPNVLRSIPTVWLLVSLGILHAHMLSPSPSLPALEGPALRVMTFNLSNMQDVRRSSLSFFKKKLNLDVLFLQEVWGDAEHGDRPRFMDAMQELPYTAWHHSADIGSGTGLGILSRYPLRDVRTIPLPSVPFRGAVCSETVLLTAKLSVEKETIRVGTVHLCPPAVPWLDNKLRPVGISLGSLWRWPRRVRYFAYARRSQLAMLRLFADGGEEPVILAGGFNATPYSLGLFRVGRSLKNAFRERGSGFGFTYFMGLFGVSIDHILFSEGFRARAAEVISEPVLSDHRPMEALLEILSKGKT; encoded by the coding sequence ATGCTTTCGCGAATGGAGGAATGGGGATTTTTCCCGCCCCGGACGCTGGGCGCTTACGTGGCGCTCGCCGCCTTGGGGCTGCTCTGGCTGGCGACCCTGATCGATCTGGCGCTTTGGTTCGGGCGCTTGGCGGGGCAGTATTCTTCCAAGGCGAATTACGCGAGCCATTTGTGGCCCTACATCTCTCTCGGGGGCGCCGTGATCGGCCTTCTGGCGCGCGGCGTGCCCAATGTGCTTCGATCGATCCCGACGGTGTGGCTTCTTGTTTCCCTCGGAATTCTTCATGCGCACATGCTCTCTCCCTCCCCGTCGCTCCCCGCGCTTGAGGGACCCGCGCTTCGGGTGATGACATTCAACCTGAGCAATATGCAGGACGTGCGCCGCTCGTCGCTCTCTTTTTTCAAGAAGAAGCTCAATCTGGACGTTCTTTTTCTCCAGGAAGTGTGGGGAGACGCCGAGCACGGAGACCGCCCCCGTTTCATGGATGCCATGCAGGAGCTTCCCTACACCGCGTGGCACCATTCAGCGGACATCGGATCGGGCACCGGTTTGGGGATATTGAGCCGCTACCCCCTGCGGGATGTCCGGACGATTCCGCTCCCCTCGGTCCCGTTTCGCGGCGCCGTTTGCTCGGAAACAGTTCTTTTGACGGCCAAGCTGTCGGTGGAAAAAGAAACCATCCGCGTCGGAACGGTTCACCTTTGCCCGCCGGCGGTTCCCTGGTTGGACAATAAGCTTCGGCCTGTCGGCATCTCTCTCGGGTCGTTGTGGAGATGGCCTCGAAGGGTCCGGTACTTCGCATACGCCCGAAGGTCTCAATTGGCCATGCTCCGGCTTTTCGCGGACGGCGGAGAGGAGCCGGTCATCCTCGCCGGAGGTTTTAACGCGACTCCCTACAGTCTGGGTTTGTTCCGCGTCGGCCGCTCTCTGAAGAACGCTTTTCGGGAAAGAGGGTCCGGTTTTGGTTTCACGTATTTTATGGGTCTTTTCGGGGTGTCCATCGATCACATTTTGTTTTCTGAAGGTTTTCGGGCCCGCGCCGCGGAGGTGATCAGCGAACCGGTATTGTCCGATCACCGGCCGATGGAGGCGTTGCTTGAAATTCTCTCGAAGGGTAAAACGTAG
- a CDS encoding SUMF1/EgtB/PvdO family nonheme iron enzyme, whose protein sequence is MRRSARVFFAALGLLGAIFLVNRDVRDDLFLRPAFAAGLPREIIGADGAPMVLVPRGEFLMGAQPGNFIFGDNERPPRLVYLDDFYIDKFEVTNRRFLKILKPAESYSGTFLQPEQPIVGVTWYQARDYCTQVKKRLPTEAEWEKAARGTDGRTYPWGNEPATCDRAIMGGEIPSCDKGYSTWEVGSRPAGRSPYGALDMAGNAMEWVRDWYSENYYKQGAKRNPGGPRNGDLRVLRGGAWFNSAKLMRTSFRTGFDPNKANHGVGFRCARKATVGFVQRMRALRPRVAWYRR, encoded by the coding sequence ATGCGCCGCAGTGCCCGCGTCTTTTTTGCCGCGCTTGGACTTCTGGGCGCAATTTTCCTGGTCAATCGCGATGTCCGCGATGATCTTTTTCTAAGGCCGGCTTTCGCAGCGGGCCTGCCAAGGGAGATCATCGGAGCGGACGGAGCCCCCATGGTGCTCGTTCCCAGGGGAGAGTTCCTGATGGGCGCGCAGCCGGGAAATTTCATATTCGGCGACAACGAGCGTCCTCCCCGTCTGGTATATCTGGATGATTTCTACATCGACAAATTCGAAGTGACCAACCGGCGGTTTCTCAAGATTTTAAAACCGGCCGAATCCTACTCCGGGACGTTTCTCCAGCCCGAACAGCCGATCGTCGGCGTCACGTGGTATCAGGCCAGGGATTATTGTACCCAGGTGAAAAAACGTCTTCCCACCGAAGCGGAGTGGGAGAAGGCCGCGCGCGGGACGGACGGTCGCACTTATCCCTGGGGCAACGAGCCGGCGACCTGCGATCGCGCCATCATGGGCGGGGAGATCCCCTCTTGCGACAAGGGGTATTCCACATGGGAGGTGGGGAGCCGTCCGGCGGGCCGGAGCCCCTACGGCGCGCTGGACATGGCGGGAAACGCGATGGAATGGGTGAGGGATTGGTATTCCGAAAATTACTACAAACAAGGCGCCAAGCGGAACCCCGGAGGGCCGCGCAATGGCGATCTTCGGGTGCTGCGCGGCGGCGCCTGGTTCAACAGCGCAAAGCTGATGCGCACGTCTTTTCGGACGGGATTTGATCCGAACAAAGCCAATCACGGCGTGGGATTCCGGTGCGCCCGCAAGGCGACGGTGGGGTTTGTCCAGCGGATGCGCGCCCTGCGGCCCCGGGTGGCGTGGTACCGGAGGTGA